The Carassius gibelio isolate Cgi1373 ecotype wild population from Czech Republic chromosome B9, carGib1.2-hapl.c, whole genome shotgun sequence genome includes a region encoding these proteins:
- the LOC127965177 gene encoding ATP-dependent RNA helicase DDX18-like, translated as MADMQMKILRKKIQKRNDKNKQRKLLRAQKEEEENGEEVKVVLDESDSAPNVSEEQQRSNETSQQIKKKKKRKLHGAGYAASGVKKVKKQDVKETTEASDGEDEKQEEFTEPEKVPENGNDDKGGSAEEDDSDEDGPELPSGLTGAFEDKSFASLAEVVSENTLKGVKEMGFETMTEIQHKTIRPLLEGRDVLAAAKTGSGKTLAFLIPSIELIYKLKFMPRNGTGVVILSPTRELAMQTYGVLKELMTHHVHTYGLIMGGSNRSAEAQKLSNGVNIIVATPGRLLDHLQNTPGFMFKNLQCLIIDEADRILEVGFEEELKQIIKLLPKKRQTMLFSATQTRKVEDLARISLKKEPLYVGVDDNKDTATVEGLEQGYVVCPSEKRFLLLFTFLKKNRKKKLMVFFSSCMSVKYHYELLNYIDLPVMAIHGKQKQTKRTTTFFQFCNADSGILLCTDVAARGLDIPEVDWIVQYDPPDDPKEYIHRVGRTARGINGRGHALLILRPEELGFLRFLKQAKVPLSEFEFSWAKISDIQSQLEKLIEKNYYLHKSAQEAYKSYVRAYDSHSLKQIYNVETLDLPKVAMSFGFKVPPFVDLNVHSSKGAKMQKRGGGGGFGYQKSNNVHKAKIFKHVNKRRGDGRQFSR; from the exons ATGGCGGACATGCAGATGAAGATTCTCCGCAAGAAAATTCAGAAgagaaatgataaaaataaacaacgcAAATTGCTCAGAGCTCAGAAGGAAGAAGAGGAAAACGGTGAAG AGGTAAAAGTTGTTCTGGACGAATCTGATTCTGCTCCAAACGTCAGTGAAGAGCAGCAGCGAAGTAACGAAACCTCACAGCaaattaagaagaaaaagaaaagaaaactgcatGGTGCAGGGTACGCAGCTTCTG GTGTGAAAAAGGTCAAAAAGCAGGATGTTAAAGAGACAACAGAAGCATCGGATGGAGAAGATGAGAAACAGGAGGAATTTACAGAGCCTGAAAAGGTGCCAGAAAACGGAAATGATGACAAAGGGGGTTCAGCAGAAGAGGATGACAGTGATGAAGATGGACCAGAGCTTCCTTCTGGTCTCACAG GTGCGTTTGAGGACAAGTCGTTTGCATCTTTGGCTGAAGTGGTCAGTGAGAATACACTGAAGGGGGTGAAGGAAATGGGCTTTGAAACCATGACTGAGATCCAGCACAAGACCATACGACCTCTGCTGGAAGGAAG AGACGTGTTGGCTGCCGCTAAAACAGGAAGCGGTAAAACTCTGGCTTTCCTGATTCCATCTATTGAGCTTATTTACAAACTCAAATTTATGCCCAGAAATG ggactGGAGTGGTCATATTGTCTCCCACTCGTGAGTTGGCCATGCAGACGTATGGTGTGCTGAAGGAGCTGATGACTCATCATGTGCACACATATGGCCTCATCATGGGCGGCAGCAATCGTTCTGCTGAAGCCCAGAAACTCTCCAATGGAGTCAATATCATTGTTGCTACACCTGGCAGACTTCTCGATCACCTGCAG AACACCCCCGGGTTCATGTTTAAGAACCTCCAGTGTCTGATCATTGACGAGGCTGATAGGATTCTAGAGGTTGGCTTCGAGGAAGAACTGAAGCAGATCATCAAACTGCTGCCTA AAAAAAGACAGACCATGTTGTTTTCCGCAACACAGACGCGTAAAGTGGAGGATCTTGCACGAATCTCCCTCAAGAAGGAGCCGTTGTATGTGGGGGTGGATGACAACAAAGACACGGCCACCGTGGAAGGACTAGAACAG GGATATGTCGTGTGTCCTTCGGAAAAACGTTTCCTGCTGCTTTTCACATTTCTGAAGAAGAACCGTAAGAAGAAGCTGATGGTGTTCTTCTCATCTTGCATGTCTGTGAAGTACCACTATGAGCTGCTCAACTACATCGATCTGCCTGTCATGGCTATTCAC GGGAAGCAGAAACAGACGAAGAGAACCACAACGTTTTTCCAGTTCTGTAACGCAGACTCTGGCATACTCCTCTGTACGGATGTGGCTGCCAGAGGTCTCGATATCCCAGAGGTGGACTGGATTGTTCAGTACGACCCTCCTGATGATCCAAAG GAGTACATTCACCGTGTGGGACGAACAGCTCGTGGTATTAATGGTAGAGGACATGCCCTCCTGATCCTAAGACCAGAGGAGCTCGGCTTTCTACGATTTCTCAAACAGGCCAAA GTCCCTTTGAGTGAGTTTGAGTTCTCCTGGGCTAAAATCTCTGATATCCAATCTCAG TTGGAGAAGCTGATAGAGAAGAACTACTACCTTCACAAATCAGCTCAGGAGGCCTACAAATCCTACGTCAGAGCTTACGACTCTCATTCCCTCAAACAAATCTATAATGTGGAGACACTCGACCTCCCGAAAGTGGCAATGTCCTTTGGGTTTAAAGTGCCACCTTTTGTGGACCTCA ATGTTCACAGCAGTAAAGGGGCGAAGATGCAGAAGCGAGGTGGCGGCGGAGGCTTTGGCTACCAGAAATCGAATAACGTCCACAAGGCCAAGATCTTCAAACACGTCAACAAAAGGAGAGGAGATGGTAGACAGTTCTCACGCTGA